The sequence below is a genomic window from Vibrio spartinae.
ATTCATGGCTGACCAGAATTTTCTTAACGAAGTTAATAAGCGAAGAACCTTTGCTATCATTTCCCACCCGGATGCGGGTAAAACCACCATTACTGAAAAAGTGCTGTTGTTCGGACGTGCGATTCAACAAGCCGGTACCGTAAAGGGACGTGGCTCGAATCAACATGCGAAATCAGACTGGATGGATATGGAAAAAGAGCGGGGAATCTCGATTACCACATCAGTCATGCAGTTCCCTTACAATGATTGTCTGGTCAACCTGCTCGATACCCCCGGACACGAAGACTTTTCTGAAGATACGTATCGGACACTGACGGCGGTTGACTCTTGTCTGATGGTGATCGATGCCGCAAAAGGGGTCGAGGATCGGACGCGTAAGCTGATGGAAGTGACCCGGCTGCGAGATACACCGATTGTGACCTTTATGAACAAGTTGGACCGGGATATCCGCGATCCGATGGAGTTGCTGGATGAAGTTGAGAGTGAGCTGAATATTCTCTGTGCGCCGATCACTTGGCCAATCGGCTGCGGTAAAAACTTTAAAGGTGTTTATCACCTCCACCGCGACGAGACCATTTTGTATTCTACCGGTCAGGGGCATACCATCCAAGAGTTGCGGATCGTGAAAGGTCTCGATAATCCGGAACTCGACCAAGCGGTCGGTGATGATCTGGCAATGCAGTTGAGAGAGGAACTGGAACTGGTCGTCGGGGCATCCAATGATTTTGATCTGGAGTTGTTTCTTCAGGGTGAGCTGACACCGGTATTCTTCGGTACTGCGTTGGGGAACTTCGGAGTCGATCATGTGCTTGATGGGTTGACTGAGTGGGCCCCGGCACCGTTGCCGCGTGAAACGGTTGAACGTTCAGTTGATGCAACCGAAGAAAAATTCTCTGGATTTGTGTTTAAAATTCAGGCGAATATGGATCCCAAACATCGCGACCGGGTCGCCTTTATGCGGATTGTATCCGGCTCTTATCAGCAGGGCATGAAAATCAATCATGTCCGGATCGGTAAACAGGTGAGCATTTCTGATGCGGTGACGTTTATGGCCGGTGACCGAGCGCGGGCTGAAGAGGCATTTGCCGGGGATATTATCGGCTTACACAATCACGGCACGATTCAGATTGGTGATACTTTTACGCAGGGCGAAACCATGAAGTTTTCCGGAATCCCTAATTTTGCACCGGAACTGTTTCGTCGTATTCGCCTCAAAGACCCATTGAAGCAAAAACAACTGCTGAAAGGATTGGTGCAGTTATCTGAAGAAGGTGCAGTACAGGTCTTCCGTCCGATGCAAAATAACGATCTAATCGTCGGTGCGGTCGGGGTGCTGCAGTTCGATGTGGTGGTTGCACGTCTGAAATCCGAGTACAACGTTGAAGCGATTTATGAGAGTGTTAACGTTGCAACCGCGCGCTGGGTTGAGTGTGATGATGCCAAGAAGTTAGATGAATTCGAACGTAAGAGCCAAGCGAATCTGGCTTTAGACGGTGGGGATAATCTCGCTTATATTGCGCCGACGATGGTCAACCTCAATCTGGCAAAAGAGCGTTTCCCGGACATCGATTTTCGTGCGACTCGCGAGCATTAATCGCGGCATTGTATCGCTATCGCTCATAAGATGATCGATACAAAAAAGCTCCCTGAGGGAGCTTTTTTTGCTCACGACGTTTAAAACCGATGTTACTTCTTCTTTTTGCCGGTTTTCTTGTTCACGACTTTTTTATCTTTGGTGGCCGATTTCTTTTTCTCCGGAGACTTTTTCTTTTTGAAGATCGGCTTTTTATGTTTGGGGCGTAACCCGTCAATGAACCGTTCTTTAATCTCTTCGTTCATATAACGCTGAATCCGTTCGATCATCGGTTGATCATGTGCTTCTACCAGAGAAATCGCGATCCCTTTTTTACCCGCTCGCGCGGTTCGGCCAATTCTGTGCAGGAACACGTCTGCTGTGCGGGGCATATCGTAATTGATGACATGGCTGATATCAGAAATATCTAAGCCACGGGCAGCGACATCGGTTGCCAGTAAAATATTGATGTCACCCTCACGAAAACGGGTAATGGCATTGTTACGACGCTCTTGAGGCATTTCTCCCTGAATCCAGGCACAGGGAACCTGACTGCGTTCTAACTCTGTGCGTAAATCTGCCAGCCGCTCACGGGTTTTCACGAATACGATCGCTCGCTGAGATTGCGTGGTCAGAATCTCTTTGAGCAGCGTATTCTTATGCGCTAAGCTATCCGCCCGGTGATACCACTGGGTGATTTTCTTTCTTTCTCGGCGCGGCGGCTCCGCACGGACTTCGGCCGGTTCGTTCAACAGATCTGCAGCGAACCCATCAACCCCTTTGCCTTCCAGTGTGGCAGAGAACAGTAAAGTCTGTTTACGCCAGCGACATTCAGAGGAAAGGCGGTTGACGGTTGGTGCAAAGCCCATGTCGAGCATCCGATCCGCTTCATCCAGAATCAGCCATTCGATGGCCCGACAATCGAAACGTTCGGCTTCAATGTATTCCATTAATCGACCGGGAGTTGCGACCACAATATCCTGTGTCGCATTGAGCATGTCGGCATGTTGCTGATATTGAACGCCCCCGGTAATCGTAACGATTTTCAGGTGAGTGAACTGAGCCAGTGTCTGGATCTGTTCCGAGACCTGAGCGGCCAGTTCACGAGTCGGCGTGAGGATCAGCATTCGGGCCGGTCCCGGTCTTTTACGGGGAAAGTCAATTAAGTACTGAATCGCGGGCAGGCCAAACGCGGCGGTTTTTCCTGTGCCTGTCGGGGCAGAAGCCATGACATCCCGACCGTCTAAAGCGTAGGGGATGGACTCGGCCTGGACTTGTGTTGGGCGAGTAAATCCTGCTTTTTCAATGGCTTCAAGAAGACAGGGATCGAGTTCTAAGTCTGAAAAATTTTTAATCACGGCTATTTCTCTGCTTGTCGAACGCTCTGCATCAAAACGCTCATTCATCAAACTATCTGTTAAGCTATCCGTTATCAGTGACCTGTGCAATCGGGATGGCAAAACTAAAGGTCGGCATTATAGAGACTTCCATCACGATCTTACATCCTTTTTTACATCTTCAGATAAAACGCTTGGGTAAGTTCGGTAAATGCGGCGGTATAGCGATTTTGTGCGCGGATGGTGAGGTTGGTGACTGTACAAGTATCGTGTGCCGATCGGCTGAGTGAGAATAGCAATCGCGTCGGTGGCTTTGTTGTTGTCGGTGAAACAAGACAATATCGGGTTAAGAACCAACCTTGTTGTTTGGCCTGCTCAATTAACGTATTTCCTTCCTGACAAGGCAGAATCAAGCTGATTTGCCCTGACGGAGAGAGCAAGTGTTGGCAGTGATGTAAGAGTTGTTGGTGAGAAAAACCGGCAACATGGCGGGCAAGGGCTCGTGCAGGCGTCATTGAAACCTGTCCGGTGGTAAAATAAGGCGGGTTACAGATGATCGCATCATAGTTCGAGTGGGGCGTAAAGGTTAAGATATCTTGATGTTCTACCTCAATTCGTGAAGCCCACGGAGAATTGTCCCGGTTATGGATTGCGGTCTGAATCGCTTGTTCATCAATATCGAGTGCGGTGATGTGTGCTTCCGGGAAGCGTTGAGCACAAAATAAAGCTAATAAGCCAGTGCCGGTACCGATATCGAGAATCGAGCGGAGATTCTCACCATTCATCCAAGCGCCCAATAACACGCCATCCGTGCTTACGGGCATCCCACATTCGCCACCGGATACTGAAAATTGTTTGAAATGGAATGTTTTGGGATGCTGTGATTTTTTCTTCATAAATATTGTTTCACCAGTAACAGACTTTATCTCATTGAAGTCGTTTTTAAACGATTTTCAGCGCATAAGACGTATATTTTAGCGAGATGTTGGCAAGAATAGCAT
It includes:
- the prfC gene encoding peptide chain release factor 3, which translates into the protein MADQNFLNEVNKRRTFAIISHPDAGKTTITEKVLLFGRAIQQAGTVKGRGSNQHAKSDWMDMEKERGISITTSVMQFPYNDCLVNLLDTPGHEDFSEDTYRTLTAVDSCLMVIDAAKGVEDRTRKLMEVTRLRDTPIVTFMNKLDRDIRDPMELLDEVESELNILCAPITWPIGCGKNFKGVYHLHRDETILYSTGQGHTIQELRIVKGLDNPELDQAVGDDLAMQLREELELVVGASNDFDLELFLQGELTPVFFGTALGNFGVDHVLDGLTEWAPAPLPRETVERSVDATEEKFSGFVFKIQANMDPKHRDRVAFMRIVSGSYQQGMKINHVRIGKQVSISDAVTFMAGDRARAEEAFAGDIIGLHNHGTIQIGDTFTQGETMKFSGIPNFAPELFRRIRLKDPLKQKQLLKGLVQLSEEGAVQVFRPMQNNDLIVGAVGVLQFDVVVARLKSEYNVEAIYESVNVATARWVECDDAKKLDEFERKSQANLALDGGDNLAYIAPTMVNLNLAKERFPDIDFRATREH
- the srmB gene encoding ATP-dependent RNA helicase SrmB, whose protein sequence is MIKNFSDLELDPCLLEAIEKAGFTRPTQVQAESIPYALDGRDVMASAPTGTGKTAAFGLPAIQYLIDFPRKRPGPARMLILTPTRELAAQVSEQIQTLAQFTHLKIVTITGGVQYQQHADMLNATQDIVVATPGRLMEYIEAERFDCRAIEWLILDEADRMLDMGFAPTVNRLSSECRWRKQTLLFSATLEGKGVDGFAADLLNEPAEVRAEPPRRERKKITQWYHRADSLAHKNTLLKEILTTQSQRAIVFVKTRERLADLRTELERSQVPCAWIQGEMPQERRNNAITRFREGDINILLATDVAARGLDISDISHVINYDMPRTADVFLHRIGRTARAGKKGIAISLVEAHDQPMIERIQRYMNEEIKERFIDGLRPKHKKPIFKKKKSPEKKKSATKDKKVVNKKTGKKKK
- a CDS encoding tRNA1(Val) (adenine(37)-N6)-methyltransferase; translation: MKKKSQHPKTFHFKQFSVSGGECGMPVSTDGVLLGAWMNGENLRSILDIGTGTGLLALFCAQRFPEAHITALDIDEQAIQTAIHNRDNSPWASRIEVEHQDILTFTPHSNYDAIICNPPYFTTGQVSMTPARALARHVAGFSHQQLLHHCQHLLSPSGQISLILPCQEGNTLIEQAKQQGWFLTRYCLVSPTTTKPPTRLLFSLSRSAHDTCTVTNLTIRAQNRYTAAFTELTQAFYLKM